Proteins encoded by one window of Synechococcus sp. WH 7805:
- a CDS encoding alkaline phosphatase PhoX, protein METPPTAAQVLPCPLAAGWELVRTIPLPRTGSDGQPMGGFSAAAYDQDDDRLWLLSDAPRGHLVPFSGLRAKVTGRGALRAGPRLLLRDGAGELLPEGFDGEGLVLAGDEAWIVSEGRRTQERRARLQRHSLRNGRLLEERSLPAPWQEWPGQGLRANKGPESLTRTPAGDLVLAAEAPLVQDSPLADQDLVPLAVQATGEPPRNLGRITLGPAGAAASRSLGLTELLALDAPPALLALLRSYVPPQRWTAQLQVLPLPTSPLEEAPPLVPSQGWDLLEAGLPADNWEGMAWGPQLDDGRVVLVLVGSRPRGQTAAAADSGVPVSSEWPFKPVPTPLPVDSDGLTAAQQQQVYRRIAVEDRLVVPEGYRADLIAAWGDPMPQGRFGFNNDYLGFVSRGSDDALLTVNFEYISALPWTEGFREVVGRPLPWQQLVAALASRDGVIDCTALQGNERLLALIRSVSDEAMADLGLGVIAISRNGDGQWARRSDPVERRVDGLAGWTDPSQRLQSTGPAAAVFRRSERMGYDDGLGDQVIGTFANCAGVTTPWGTVLSAEENFQSQVPEPVFADGSAVSPSERPFVCRQTRLGGLGNVYGLAGNKYGWMVEIDPAAPETPVRKHTALGRFRHEAVALRAEAGAPLRVYSGCDRRGGHLYRYVSAEPVTIPRDPGNSRLLENGELQVARFHVDGTGEWLPLRSRFTSAAVPAQPLHAGGPALPSGASPFRSPACRCGVLSRGRRGAGLREALPDAGQSLFGGRRTPTRSHPGGCPPGGPSGRWNSHRPP, encoded by the coding sequence ATGGAGACACCGCCCACGGCCGCTCAGGTGTTGCCCTGTCCACTCGCTGCTGGTTGGGAGCTGGTGCGCACGATTCCCCTGCCGCGTACGGGCTCTGATGGACAGCCGATGGGGGGCTTCTCAGCGGCGGCCTATGACCAGGATGATGATCGGCTCTGGCTTCTGAGTGATGCCCCCCGAGGGCATCTGGTGCCGTTCAGCGGTTTGCGGGCAAAGGTGACTGGCAGAGGTGCTCTGCGAGCCGGCCCCCGCTTACTGCTCAGGGACGGTGCGGGTGAACTGCTGCCTGAAGGGTTTGATGGTGAAGGCCTGGTGCTCGCCGGAGACGAGGCCTGGATCGTCAGTGAAGGCCGCCGCACCCAGGAGCGGCGCGCGAGGCTGCAGCGTCATTCCTTGCGCAACGGTCGTCTTCTGGAGGAGCGCTCGCTTCCCGCACCCTGGCAGGAGTGGCCTGGGCAGGGATTGAGGGCCAACAAAGGTCCTGAATCGCTCACGCGCACACCGGCCGGTGATCTGGTTCTGGCCGCCGAAGCTCCCCTGGTGCAGGACAGCCCTCTGGCGGACCAAGATCTGGTGCCACTGGCGGTTCAGGCAACCGGTGAGCCGCCGCGCAACTTGGGGCGGATCACGCTCGGCCCTGCGGGGGCCGCGGCATCCCGCTCACTGGGCCTTACGGAGCTTCTGGCCTTGGATGCTCCACCGGCTTTGCTGGCTCTTCTGCGCAGTTATGTGCCGCCCCAGCGTTGGACTGCGCAGCTGCAAGTGCTGCCCCTGCCCACGTCCCCTCTGGAGGAAGCGCCGCCCTTGGTCCCCTCCCAAGGCTGGGATCTGCTGGAGGCCGGCTTGCCTGCCGATAACTGGGAAGGGATGGCCTGGGGGCCCCAACTCGATGACGGCCGGGTCGTGCTTGTGCTGGTGGGATCCCGGCCCCGGGGCCAGACCGCTGCGGCTGCTGATTCAGGGGTGCCTGTTTCGTCTGAATGGCCTTTCAAGCCGGTGCCGACTCCACTGCCGGTGGACAGTGATGGCCTGACGGCTGCGCAGCAGCAGCAGGTGTATAGGCGCATTGCGGTGGAGGACCGCTTGGTGGTTCCCGAGGGGTATCGCGCCGATCTGATCGCGGCCTGGGGAGATCCGATGCCCCAGGGGCGCTTCGGCTTCAACAACGACTATCTCGGCTTTGTGTCCCGCGGATCGGACGATGCTCTGCTCACGGTGAATTTTGAGTACATCAGTGCCTTGCCCTGGACCGAGGGCTTCCGCGAGGTGGTCGGCCGCCCACTGCCCTGGCAGCAACTGGTCGCAGCTCTCGCCTCCCGCGACGGGGTGATCGATTGCACTGCGTTGCAGGGCAATGAGCGTTTGCTGGCTTTGATTCGCTCCGTCAGCGATGAAGCCATGGCGGATCTCGGGCTGGGGGTGATCGCCATCAGCCGGAATGGCGATGGCCAGTGGGCACGCCGCAGCGATCCTGTGGAGCGTCGGGTGGATGGTTTGGCTGGCTGGACTGATCCCTCCCAGCGCTTGCAAAGCACCGGGCCTGCGGCCGCGGTGTTTCGCCGCTCCGAGCGGATGGGCTACGACGATGGCCTCGGTGATCAGGTGATCGGTACCTTTGCCAACTGCGCAGGCGTTACCACGCCCTGGGGCACGGTGCTCAGTGCGGAGGAGAACTTTCAATCCCAGGTGCCGGAGCCGGTGTTCGCCGATGGCAGCGCGGTGTCTCCCTCCGAACGTCCCTTCGTCTGCCGGCAGACCCGGCTGGGGGGACTGGGCAATGTGTATGGCCTGGCTGGCAACAAGTACGGCTGGATGGTGGAGATCGACCCGGCAGCCCCCGAAACGCCAGTGCGCAAGCACACGGCGCTGGGGCGTTTCCGCCACGAGGCAGTGGCGCTTCGCGCTGAAGCGGGTGCTCCGCTGCGGGTTTACTCCGGCTGTGATCGCCGGGGCGGCCATCTCTACCGTTATGTCAGCGCCGAGCCTGTGACAATCCCTCGCGATCCAGGTAACTCGCGGTTGCTCGAGAACGGTGAGCTGCAGGTGGCCCGCTTCCATGTGGATGGAACCGGTGAATGGCTCCCCCTGCGTAGCAGATTCACCAGTGCGGCCGTTCCTGCCCAGCCGCTTCACGCAGGCGGGCCTGCGTTGCCCAGTGGAGCTTCCCCATTCCGATCGCCGGCGTGCCGGTGCGGAGTTCTTTCGCGAGGACGCCGCGGTGCAGGCCTACGCGAAGCGCTTCCCGACGCTGGGCAGTCTTTATTCGGGGGAAGGAGAACTCCTACAAGGAGCCATCCTGGTGGATGCCCACCTGGCGGCCCGAGCGGCAGGTGGAACTCCCACCGCCCGCCCTGA
- a CDS encoding lysylphosphatidylglycerol synthase domain-containing protein, producing MLKLRRLQWPVYLPGGLKLWVTLLTLSFVAWALKGHAAGLRSLTISALGWWWLMLAIGLSWLSLVVNAVSWRVLVLWLGHGTGQTPLLPLYLSSNLLKYLPGGIWHFVKRVRALAPSIGTGPALVSVLLEPMLMAVAALLWVPFGGFQGGLALLAPLPALLLLPRWREPLLRRLERQRLRQLNRVQDDSSGVLTEPEQYGSGRDGYPWSPLLAELLFVACRFSGFWACLQVFGLNQVLSITAWLAAFALAWTAGLVVPAAPGGLGVFEAVLLLRLGQSVPEAPLLAVALSYRLVVTLADVLAAGGVGADRALSARWLASKA from the coding sequence ATGCTGAAGCTGCGCCGCTTGCAATGGCCTGTCTACCTGCCCGGTGGCCTGAAGCTGTGGGTGACGCTGCTGACCCTTTCCTTCGTCGCCTGGGCGCTCAAAGGGCATGCTGCGGGCTTGCGCAGCCTCACGATTTCGGCCCTGGGCTGGTGGTGGCTGATGCTGGCCATCGGGCTGAGTTGGCTCAGCTTGGTCGTGAATGCTGTCAGTTGGAGAGTCCTTGTTCTCTGGCTGGGCCATGGCACTGGCCAGACCCCTTTGTTGCCGCTCTATCTCAGCAGCAATCTTCTCAAGTACCTCCCCGGTGGGATCTGGCATTTCGTGAAGCGCGTGAGGGCATTAGCCCCCTCCATCGGCACGGGCCCGGCTCTGGTTTCCGTGTTGCTGGAGCCCATGCTGATGGCTGTCGCCGCACTGCTCTGGGTGCCCTTCGGGGGCTTTCAGGGCGGACTCGCGCTGCTCGCTCCTCTGCCGGCCCTGCTTCTCCTGCCTCGCTGGCGGGAGCCGCTTCTGCGTCGCCTCGAGCGTCAGCGGCTGCGCCAGCTCAACCGGGTGCAGGACGATTCGTCAGGTGTTTTGACTGAACCCGAGCAGTACGGAAGCGGCCGTGATGGCTACCCATGGAGCCCCTTGCTGGCTGAGCTGCTGTTTGTGGCCTGCCGTTTCTCAGGATTTTGGGCCTGCCTGCAGGTGTTTGGCCTCAATCAGGTGCTGTCGATCACCGCTTGGCTGGCGGCCTTCGCCCTGGCCTGGACGGCCGGATTGGTGGTGCCGGCAGCCCCAGGAGGCTTGGGTGTCTTTGAGGCGGTGCTTCTGCTGAGGCTGGGGCAGTCGGTTCCTGAGGCGCCGCTTTTGGCTGTGGCGTTGAGTTACCGCCTGGTGGTCACCTTGGCGGATGTCTTGGCTGCCGGGGGCGTGGGGGCGGATAGGGCTCTGTCGGCGCGTTGGCTGGCCTCAAAGGCCTAA
- the larC gene encoding nickel pincer cofactor biosynthesis protein LarC, producing MTSLFVDCPTGLAGDMLLAACLDLGVPEEVIHEPLRQLGFAHAYALSVEEASSGGLRGLRLVVESTEDEPPHRHWRELRDRISASPLSAPLRQRILSVFEALAEAEAAVHGTDPEAVHFHEVGAIDSLVDVVGVCAALEHLQVSSLLCQPPPAGRGTVTTAHGVLPVPVPAVLELARRHGLTLLGGMGWPEAELTTPTGLALMALQADGFGWPSVLQPVATGIGLGHRQLDRPNLLRLIQVQPAQCSASDQPQWQELVVQEAWIDDASAEAIAWLVEQLRSGGAQDVACAPIQMKKGRAGTAVTALVRADHADALRRIWWRESPTLGLRERHQGRWVLPRRRGMLSTSWGHLAAKQARRPDGQLEVKPERDALQQLADKCGLTPSRLLSQLRLDGEGFEPWEDWRC from the coding sequence ATGACCTCCCTGTTTGTTGACTGTCCCACCGGTCTCGCCGGAGACATGCTTCTGGCGGCTTGTTTGGATCTCGGTGTTCCCGAGGAGGTGATCCATGAGCCCTTGCGCCAGCTTGGGTTCGCTCATGCCTACGCCCTCAGCGTTGAGGAGGCGTCCAGCGGCGGTCTGCGTGGCTTAAGGCTTGTCGTTGAGAGTACGGAAGACGAGCCGCCCCATCGGCACTGGCGTGAGCTGCGTGATCGCATCAGCGCCTCCCCCCTGTCTGCGCCGTTGCGCCAGCGGATCCTTTCGGTGTTTGAAGCCCTTGCTGAGGCTGAGGCAGCGGTGCATGGCACCGACCCCGAGGCGGTTCATTTCCACGAAGTAGGAGCCATCGACAGTCTTGTCGATGTGGTGGGGGTTTGCGCTGCCCTGGAGCATCTGCAGGTCAGTTCCTTGCTTTGCCAGCCCCCACCAGCAGGTCGGGGCACGGTGACCACGGCCCATGGCGTGTTGCCCGTTCCCGTTCCTGCGGTTCTGGAGTTGGCCAGGCGGCATGGGCTGACCCTGCTCGGCGGCATGGGGTGGCCTGAGGCCGAACTCACCACACCCACAGGATTGGCACTCATGGCCCTGCAGGCTGATGGATTTGGCTGGCCATCGGTTCTTCAACCGGTCGCTACAGGGATCGGACTGGGGCATCGCCAACTTGATCGTCCCAACCTGTTGCGTCTAATCCAGGTGCAGCCCGCTCAGTGTTCTGCTTCTGATCAACCCCAGTGGCAGGAGCTGGTGGTGCAGGAGGCCTGGATTGACGATGCCTCAGCTGAAGCCATTGCCTGGTTGGTTGAGCAGCTTCGTAGCGGTGGGGCCCAGGATGTTGCCTGTGCACCCATTCAGATGAAGAAAGGCCGGGCTGGTACGGCCGTGACCGCCCTGGTGCGAGCAGACCATGCTGACGCGCTGAGGCGGATCTGGTGGCGAGAGAGTCCAACTTTGGGGCTAAGGGAACGGCACCAGGGGCGCTGGGTGCTTCCCCGGCGCAGGGGAATGCTCTCCACGTCCTGGGGGCACCTGGCTGCCAAGCAGGCCCGGCGTCCGGATGGACAACTTGAGGTCAAGCCGGAACGTGATGCTCTGCAGCAGCTGGCCGACAAGTGTGGACTGACACCTTCCCGTCTGCTCAGCCAGCTGCGGCTGGATGGTGAGGGGTTCGAGCCGTGGGAGGACTGGCGATGCTGA